A genomic segment from Aegilops tauschii subsp. strangulata cultivar AL8/78 chromosome 1, Aet v6.0, whole genome shotgun sequence encodes:
- the LOC109735866 gene encoding putative F-box/LRR-repeat protein At5g02700, translating to MRALAHSNMEAVADCAAKKAKLEGIDMISDLPDETLCTIISFLRTDDAVRTSALSRRWRHLWRSAPINLDTAHIPGFCPEKIEVVTQILSEHQGLIRRLHLNSLYFADLDGWFRSPALGNLQEFDIYVAKFDDPLPLSVLRFAPTLRVARIAHCSFFEDEEVPVFNFPHLKTLVLGFLYVDEDTLHSILSGCPILEDLLLDSCSGFSRLVINSPTLRSIGVCNDQYGDSEIVIENAPCLERFVRSDSFRTTPVIRVIRAPKLEILGSLTDNFGKLKLGTTVSQVAAAGHLILDIPLSMH from the coding sequence ATGCGTGCGCTTGCACATTCCAACATGGAGGCGGTGGCAGACTGTGCTGCGAAGAAGGCGAAACTGGAGGGAATCGATATGATCAGTGACCTCCCGGATGAGACGCTCTGCACCATCATCTCCTTCCTCCGCACAGATGATGCTGTGCGCACTTCTGCCCTCTCTCGCCGCTGGCGTCACCTGTGGCGCTCCGCTCCCATCAACCTTGACACTGCACATATCCCTGGGTTTTGTCCCGAGAAAATTGAGGTTGTAACCCAGATCCTTTCTGAGCACCAGGGTCTCATACGCCGCCTTCACCTCAACAGCCTCTACTTTGCCGATCTCGATGGCTGGTTCAGGTCCCCAGCCCTAGGTAATCTTCAGGAGTTTGACATCTATGTCGCTAAATTCGATGATCCGCTGCCGCTATCTGTGCTCCGCTTTGCACCGACTCTTCGTGTGGCCCGCATTGCGCACTGCAGCTTCTTTGAGGATGAGGAGGTCCCAGTATTTAATTTCCCACACCTGAAAACACTCGTTCTGGGCTTCCTTTATGTAGATGAAGACACTCTCCACAGCATTCTCTCTGGCTGCCCTATTCTCGAGGACCTGCTGCTTGACAGTTGTAGTGGCTTCAGCCGCTTGGTGATCAACTCACCGACACTTAGGAGCATTGGTGTCTGTAATGATCAGTACGGCGATAGTGAAATAGTCATCGAGAATGCCCCTTGCCTGGAAAGATTCGTCAGATCAGATTCATTTCGCACAACACCAGTCATCCGGGTAATCAGGGCACCCAAACTGGAGATCTTGGGCTCACTGACAGATAACTTTGGTAAACTCAAGCTTGGAACCACAGTTTCACAGGTAGCTGCGGCTGGCCATCTCATACTCGACATTCCACTAAGCATGCATTGA
- the LOC109735867 gene encoding uncharacterized protein — MWVVLRRSAVRPSQILRKPTRRKRREKGVDSSEPSNRTSPKTQQRPSAVARRAGNGGCGGSPVQAGESRRGRPHQPPPRQYSLRGHHPPPIKDAARTTALARRWRPLWRASPLNLDDARLPRRSWDCISKILAEHRGPGRRLRLRHLDGPNSIADLAEWIRSPALDGLEEIHISYRYDLLLPPCALRFAPTLRVASFARCRFPEHISPTLAFPHLTRLALTEVETSEDALHALLAACSALRVLQLDWCGGFDRVVIDSPTLQSFGIVANSYVGELVIQYAPRLERLIAFDNFDIHVITAPRLHMVCFLDSHKTTLHVGTMASRGISGGNLAMSLRSVKIFILDTVGPDLDAVLNFIKYFPCLEKLVITLYLEVDMKKKNVRHLDPQDRIECLDLSLKEVVLKGYEGKRSDLNFAKFFVLNAKVLESMELRVQDNTFTRRWETNQCRRLQLDSRASRNARFEFGEAYPFTTFACSKHAHVLTMADPVGTSCGVCGHTD; from the exons ATGTGGGTGGTGCTGCGGCGTTCGGCCGTTCGGCCGAGCCAGATTCTCCGGAAACCCACTCGCAGAAAGAGGAGGGAAAAAGGAGTGGATTCCTCGGAACCTAGCAACCGCACCTCCCCCAAAACTCAGCAGCGACCCTCCGCCGTCGCGCGGCGCGCCGGCAATGGAGGATGCGGCGGTTCGCCCGTCCAAGCAGGCGAAAGCCGAAGGGGCCGACCTCATCAGCCTCCTCCCCGACAGTATTCTCTCCGAGGTCATCACCCGCCTCCCATCAAGGACGCCGCGCGCACCACCGCCCTCGCCCgccggtggcgccccctctggcgcgcCTCCCCGCTCAACCTCGACGACGCCCGCCTCCCCAGACGGTCCTGGGACTGCATCTCCAAGATCCTCGCCGAGCACCGCGGCcccggccgccgcctccgcctccgccaccTCGACGGCCCCAACAGCATCGCCGATCTCGCGGAGTGGATCAGGTCCCCCGCCCTCGACGGCCTCGAGGAGATCCATATCTCTTACCGTTACGACCTCCTGCTGCCGCCGTGCGCCCTCCGCTTCGCGCCGACCCTCCGCGTCGCCAGCTTCGCCCGCTGCCGTTTCCCCGAGCACATTTCCCCGACCCTCGCATTCCCGCATTTGACGCGGCTCGCCCTCACCGAGGTCGAGACCTCCGAGGACGCCCTCCACGCCCTGCTCGCCGCCTGTTCCGCGCTCAGGGTGCTCCAGCTGGATTGGTGCGGCGGCTTCGACCGAGTGGTCATCGACTCGCCGACTCTCCAGAGCTTCGGCATTGTCGCGAACAGCTACGTGGGCGAGCTGGTCATACAGTATGCCCCTCGCCTGGAGAGATTGATTGCATTTGATAATTTCGACATCCATGTCATCACAGCGCCTAGACTGCATATGGTGTGCTTTCTGGATAGCCACAAGACTACACTCCATGTTGGAACCATGGCTTCTCGG GGAATTTCTGGTGGAAACTTGGCAATGTCACTGCGCAGTGTGAAGATTTTCATTCTTGATACTGTTGGTCCTGATCTTGATGCAGTTCTAAACTTCATCAAATACTTTCCTTGCTTGGAGAAGCTCGTCATCACG TTATACCTGGAAGTtgatatgaaaaagaaaaatgtacgcCATCTCGACCCACAAGATCGCATTGAATGTCTTGACCTCAGTCTCAAAGAAGTAGTGCTGAAGGGTTACGAGGGCAAGCGGTCGGATCTAAACTTTGCCAAGTTCTTTGTTCTGAATGCTAAGGTGCTTGAGTCAATGGAACTCCGGGTTCAGGATAACACATTCACCAGGAGATGGGAAACTAATCAGTGTAGGCGGCTACAACTGGATAGCAGGGCTTCTAGAAATGCTCGGTTTGAGTTTGGAGAAGCTTATCCGTTTACTACATTTGCATGCAGCAAGCATGCTCATGTTTTGACCATGGCTGATCCTGTTGGTACCTCTTGCGGAGTTTGTGGGCATACTGATTGA